A genomic window from Candidatus Denitrolinea symbiosum includes:
- a CDS encoding acyl-CoA thioesterase FadM, which produces MLQFRFYHPIEVRYGDLDPQGHLNNAKFVTFFEQGRVQYFRRLDLFKQGQSFMDIGVILADVHIAYKKPVEWGMPVKVGVRTIKLGNKSMTMEQNIVHAETEEVLAAGEVVLVTYDYHAQKSIPIPQEWRDAICKFENI; this is translated from the coding sequence ATGTTACAATTCCGCTTCTACCATCCCATCGAAGTCCGCTACGGCGACCTCGACCCGCAGGGTCATCTCAACAACGCCAAGTTCGTCACCTTTTTCGAGCAGGGACGCGTCCAATACTTCAGGCGCCTGGACCTGTTCAAACAGGGACAATCCTTCATGGACATCGGCGTCATCCTCGCGGACGTCCACATCGCCTACAAAAAACCCGTCGAGTGGGGCATGCCCGTCAAAGTGGGCGTGCGGACGATCAAACTCGGCAACAAGTCCATGACGATGGAACAGAACATCGTCCACGCGGAGACCGAAGAAGTCCTCGCCGCGGGCGAAGTCGTCCTGGTGACGTACGATTACCACGCGCAGAAATCCATCCCGATCCCGCAAGAGTGGCGGGACGCAATCTGCAAATTCGAGAACATTTGA